From a region of the Haematobia irritans isolate KBUSLIRL chromosome 4, ASM5000362v1, whole genome shotgun sequence genome:
- the LOC142234032 gene encoding uncharacterized protein LOC142234032 isoform X1, with protein MPEMLDGNIERANRREIRRLKQDIEFLKFMLCILNGIPYELANGRSMQESNGHNINRTHQQRATPSNERTHSNNSASHTNQQPLNRHQQINRSMQSITRRNSASNTSERRQDRHSVGVGARRQRMRRNDHLRYRSRELGNRQQ; from the exons ATGCCCGAG atgtTAGATGGGAATATTGAACGTGCTAATAGAAGAGAAATTCGCCGTTTGAAGCAAGACATTGAGTTTTTGAAGTTCATGCTTTGTATATTGAATGGGATACCGTACGAACTGGCTAACGGGCGATCAATGCAAGAATCTAATGGCCACAATATTAATCGCACCCATCAACAACGAGCCACTCCTTCCAATGAAAGAACTCATAGCAATAATAGTGCAAGTCACACAAATCAGCAACCGCTAAATCGTCATCAGCAAATCAATCGTTCGATGCAATCAATAACTCGTCGTAACAGTGCAAGTAACACAAGTGAACGGCGACAGGATCGTCATTCAGTCGGTGTAGGCGCTCGTCGTCAGAGAATGCGTCGTAATGATCATTTGCGTTACCGCAGTCGCGAATTAGGAAATAGACAACAATAG
- the LOC142234032 gene encoding uncharacterized protein LOC142234032 isoform X2 has translation MLDGNIERANRREIRRLKQDIEFLKFMLCILNGIPYELANGRSMQESNGHNINRTHQQRATPSNERTHSNNSASHTNQQPLNRHQQINRSMQSITRRNSASNTSERRQDRHSVGVGARRQRMRRNDHLRYRSRELGNRQQ, from the coding sequence atgtTAGATGGGAATATTGAACGTGCTAATAGAAGAGAAATTCGCCGTTTGAAGCAAGACATTGAGTTTTTGAAGTTCATGCTTTGTATATTGAATGGGATACCGTACGAACTGGCTAACGGGCGATCAATGCAAGAATCTAATGGCCACAATATTAATCGCACCCATCAACAACGAGCCACTCCTTCCAATGAAAGAACTCATAGCAATAATAGTGCAAGTCACACAAATCAGCAACCGCTAAATCGTCATCAGCAAATCAATCGTTCGATGCAATCAATAACTCGTCGTAACAGTGCAAGTAACACAAGTGAACGGCGACAGGATCGTCATTCAGTCGGTGTAGGCGCTCGTCGTCAGAGAATGCGTCGTAATGATCATTTGCGTTACCGCAGTCGCGAATTAGGAAATAGACAACAATAG